In a genomic window of Syntrophorhabdaceae bacterium:
- a CDS encoding cytochrome b/b6 domain-containing protein — protein sequence MKDAGETYFIRFNGVHRIMHLIVMVSFLGLAVTGLPLKYSDSPWAPHFVSFIGGFERAGLLHRVCALLTFGYFAAHLVYLIHFFRYRSTEPLFGFILGPNSMVPGIKDLKDMGSNIKWFLGRGPKPRFDRWTYWEKFDYWAVFWGVGMIGISGLFLWFPEFFSRFFPGWILNIAAVVHSDEALLATGFIFIFHFGHTHLRGDKFPLDPVIFTGRISEGEMKEERPSEYDRLSREGRLESLRSAPPAPWLTILSYVVGFAALAVGVISIILVIGTI from the coding sequence ATGAAAGATGCCGGAGAAACCTATTTTATCCGTTTCAACGGCGTTCACCGGATCATGCACCTTATCGTCATGGTGAGCTTTCTCGGCCTTGCCGTGACGGGCCTGCCTTTGAAGTATTCCGATAGTCCGTGGGCCCCTCATTTCGTCTCTTTTATTGGTGGCTTTGAAAGGGCAGGCCTTCTCCACCGGGTCTGTGCCCTTCTTACCTTCGGGTATTTTGCCGCCCATCTCGTGTATCTCATCCATTTCTTCAGGTATAGATCGACCGAGCCCCTTTTTGGCTTCATCCTGGGTCCCAATTCCATGGTGCCTGGGATCAAGGATCTCAAAGACATGGGGAGCAACATAAAATGGTTTCTGGGACGGGGCCCGAAACCGCGCTTCGACAGGTGGACGTACTGGGAAAAGTTCGATTATTGGGCGGTTTTCTGGGGGGTGGGGATGATAGGAATATCCGGACTCTTCCTCTGGTTCCCCGAGTTTTTCTCGCGCTTCTTTCCAGGGTGGATACTCAACATCGCGGCAGTCGTCCATAGTGATGAGGCCCTGCTTGCCACGGGCTTTATCTTTATCTTTCACTTCGGCCATACCCATCTAAGAGGGGATAAATTTCCTCTCGACCCGGTGATTTTTACCGGTAGGATAAGTGAGGGGGAGATGAAGGAGGAGCGGCCGTCAGAGTATGACAGGTTGAGCCGTGAGGGCAGGCTGGAGTCATTACGGAGTGCGCCTCCGGCCCCGTGGCTTACCATCCTCTCTTATGTAGTGGGTTTTGCGGCTCTCGCCGTGGGTGTGATCAGTATTATCCTCGTCATCGGGACAATTTAG
- a CDS encoding HDOD domain-containing protein produces the protein MTITDRTDLLTRLESGYALPALSVIAIKLVEIASDERCSVNDLADLIEKDPSLTVRLLKLANSVFFRGSQPIVAVRQAVMRIGFRQLRIMALSLSLRDTFPMGRVGSVDYERFWQNSLYRALIARSLARHLTICDPEEAFVGGLTLGIGFLVFFDLFLKKKAIEIDRDLDTLEKLLLWEADNFGINHREVGEAALRYWRFPEEIVICQRGHMRETTVPLARVCELARVLSNTLVRKSSDFQTFFVEGEVSFGLTYETINDILCTTFEEVQDIAESLRIEMNKEKDLLGLMEKANHALSLLSERIAGLRSDPPLPSFESLSDTPAGQASNISETLQAVAHEIRNPLVAVAGFARKLAATVDPGSKGGQYARIILEEALRLETALSEMTAEKLETAMK, from the coding sequence ATGACGATTACGGACCGGACCGATCTTCTCACCCGTCTGGAATCGGGTTATGCCCTGCCGGCCCTTTCCGTTATCGCCATAAAACTGGTGGAAATCGCATCCGACGAGAGATGCTCGGTAAATGACCTCGCCGACCTTATCGAAAAGGACCCTTCCCTCACCGTGCGCCTTCTCAAGCTTGCAAACAGTGTATTTTTCAGGGGTAGTCAACCTATTGTCGCCGTGCGGCAGGCGGTCATGAGGATAGGTTTCCGCCAACTGAGGATTATGGCCCTTTCCCTCTCTTTGAGGGATACCTTTCCCATGGGTAGGGTGGGCTCGGTCGATTACGAGAGATTCTGGCAAAATTCCCTGTACAGGGCCTTGATCGCCAGATCCCTGGCCCGGCACCTCACTATTTGCGATCCTGAAGAGGCTTTCGTGGGAGGCCTTACACTGGGGATAGGCTTTCTCGTGTTTTTCGACCTATTTCTGAAAAAGAAAGCGATAGAGATCGACCGCGACCTCGATACCCTCGAAAAGCTCCTCTTATGGGAAGCGGACAACTTCGGAATCAATCACCGAGAAGTGGGCGAGGCAGCCCTCAGATACTGGCGTTTTCCGGAAGAGATCGTCATATGCCAGCGCGGGCACATGAGGGAGACTACGGTGCCCCTCGCCCGCGTCTGTGAGCTTGCCAGAGTCCTCTCAAACACGCTCGTGCGCAAATCATCCGATTTCCAAACTTTTTTCGTGGAGGGGGAGGTGTCTTTCGGCCTCACCTACGAGACCATCAATGATATACTCTGCACCACCTTCGAAGAGGTTCAGGATATTGCGGAAAGCCTGAGGATCGAGATGAATAAGGAAAAGGACCTCCTCGGTCTTATGGAAAAGGCGAATCATGCTTTGAGCCTCTTATCCGAGAGGATCGCAGGGCTCCGGTCGGACCCTCCCCTGCCTTCCTTCGAAAGCCTGTCGGACACGCCTGCGGGTCAGGCGAGTAACATTTCCGAGACCCTTCAGGCGGTGGCCCACGAGATCAGAAACCCGCTGGTAGCGGTGGCGGGATTCGCACGAAAGCTCGCGGCGACCGTAGACCCCGGCTCAAAAGGAGGGCAGTACGCACGCATCATTCTCGAAGAAGCCCTGCGACTTGAAACAGCCCTATCCGAAATGACCGCGGAGAAACTCGAGACTGCAATGAAATGA